A stretch of the Rhizobium sullae genome encodes the following:
- a CDS encoding response regulator, whose protein sequence is MAERVLIVDDDMRLSAMLADYLSGNGYTVHTAATATAGLTDLGRRAPDAVILDVMLPDLDGFETCRRMRAVSDVPILMLTAKGEETDRIVGLELGADDYLPKPFNPRELLARLKAVLRRRNGSAAVSRVLRFGRLEIDPGSRLVRIDGRECALTSYQFDLLVALAENAGRTLSRERLMDTVKGEELDAFDRSIDVHISRIRAAIEDDPKHPRRIITVRGAGYVFARFQDDER, encoded by the coding sequence GATATGCGCCTGTCCGCCATGCTCGCCGACTATCTCTCCGGAAACGGCTACACCGTCCACACCGCGGCGACGGCCACGGCTGGCCTCACCGACCTTGGCCGCCGCGCCCCGGACGCCGTGATCCTCGACGTGATGCTGCCGGACCTCGACGGCTTCGAGACCTGCCGGCGCATGCGCGCGGTATCGGATGTGCCGATCCTCATGCTTACGGCCAAAGGCGAAGAGACAGATCGCATCGTCGGGCTGGAACTCGGAGCCGACGACTATCTGCCCAAGCCTTTCAATCCGCGCGAATTGCTGGCGCGCCTGAAGGCGGTCCTGCGCCGCCGCAACGGTAGCGCAGCGGTTTCGCGCGTCCTGCGCTTCGGGCGGCTGGAGATCGATCCGGGATCCCGCCTGGTCAGGATCGACGGCCGTGAATGTGCACTGACCAGCTACCAGTTCGACCTGCTTGTGGCGCTTGCCGAAAATGCCGGGCGCACGCTGTCGCGCGAACGGTTGATGGACACCGTCAAGGGCGAGGAGTTGGATGCGTTCGACCGCTCCATCGACGTCCATATCTCGCGCATCAGGGCGGCCATCGAAGACGATCCCAAGCATCCGAGGCGCATCATCACCGTGCGCGGCGCCGGCTATGTCTTCGCCCGGTTCCAGGACGATGAGAGATAG
- a CDS encoding sensor histidine kinase — protein sequence MRSRLFLKIYLTLLASLAAVAVASAAFVWLGQGEEESGWQSQRARFVAALIPPDMDRRSVEAALERFSRALDADIAVYDPRGSLIASAGRPLPRDILERPWRHGGGNFHTMVTKLPDGRAVAARMGRSIGPSGRNPLAYLALIAGVIGLAAYPVVRHLTRRLERLRRGVDAWGRGDFVARVPADGSDEVAAVAKSFNKAADHVERLIKSHRALLANASHELRSPLARLRMAIDLYEQAPDENRKEEIVRNLAELDMLVEEILLASRLDHIEKLDALESVDLLALVSEEGARTGVEVTGTPVTVMGDARLIGRLVRNLMQNALRHGGPPVAATLAQAGNTAELRVRDHGPGIPDSEKVRVFEPFYRPSGRSEATGGWGLGLALVRQIAERHGGSVRYESPPGGGARFIVTLPVHRVAGKIN from the coding sequence ATGCGCAGCCGGCTGTTCCTGAAAATCTACCTCACGCTGCTTGCGAGCCTTGCAGCGGTCGCGGTCGCCAGCGCGGCCTTCGTGTGGCTGGGACAGGGCGAGGAGGAGTCCGGTTGGCAGAGCCAACGTGCTCGTTTCGTCGCCGCGCTGATTCCGCCCGACATGGACAGGCGGTCGGTGGAGGCGGCGCTGGAGCGGTTTTCACGGGCCTTGGACGCCGACATAGCCGTCTACGATCCGCGCGGCAGCCTGATCGCGAGCGCCGGCCGGCCGCTCCCGCGCGACATTCTCGAAAGGCCCTGGCGTCACGGCGGAGGCAACTTTCACACCATGGTGACGAAGTTGCCCGACGGGCGCGCCGTAGCCGCTCGCATGGGGCGGTCTATCGGTCCGTCCGGCCGCAATCCGCTCGCCTATCTGGCGTTGATTGCCGGAGTCATCGGGCTCGCCGCCTATCCGGTGGTGCGCCACCTGACCCGCCGGCTGGAGCGGTTACGCAGGGGCGTGGATGCGTGGGGAAGGGGCGATTTCGTGGCGCGTGTACCGGCCGACGGCAGCGATGAGGTCGCGGCGGTAGCGAAGAGCTTCAACAAGGCTGCCGATCACGTTGAGCGATTGATCAAGTCACACCGCGCTCTGCTCGCCAATGCCAGCCACGAATTGCGCTCGCCGCTTGCGCGCCTGCGCATGGCGATCGATCTCTATGAGCAGGCGCCGGACGAGAACCGCAAGGAGGAGATCGTACGCAACCTTGCCGAACTGGATATGCTCGTCGAGGAGATCCTGCTGGCGAGCAGGCTCGACCATATCGAGAAGCTCGATGCGCTCGAGTCCGTCGACCTCCTGGCCCTGGTCTCGGAAGAAGGCGCGCGCACCGGCGTCGAGGTCACCGGCACGCCTGTGACTGTCATGGGCGATGCGCGCCTGATCGGCAGGCTGGTTCGCAATCTCATGCAAAACGCGCTGCGCCACGGCGGCCCGCCTGTCGCCGCTACTCTTGCGCAGGCAGGCAATACAGCAGAACTGAGGGTCCGCGACCACGGCCCGGGCATACCGGACAGCGAGAAGGTCCGCGTATTTGAGCCGTTCTACCGGCCCTCGGGACGAAGCGAGGCCACCGGCGGCTGGGGCTTGGGGCTGGCGCTGGTGCGCCAGATCGCCGAGCGTCACGGCGGCTCGGTCCGTTACGAATCCCCACCGGGCGGCGGCGCCCGCTTCATCGTAACGCTTCCTGTCCACCGGGTCGCTGGAAAGATCAACTGA